The Candidatus Angelobacter sp. nucleotide sequence TCAAAACCATATAAAGCAGAGAGGGCAGGCCCAGTCGGACGAACCGTTCACGGAGAAACTGGACGGCGCCGCGCCGAGCGAGCGAGCGATGCGCGAAGACGCCCGACACAAAAAACAACAGACCCATGAAGAACGACTGCAAATGACCCTGCCAGAAGATAAAGGGGATCTTCGCCGATATCGGCGGCTCGGGGTCCTCATTGATATACCAGCTGCCGACGTGACTGTAGGTCACACACGCGTGCATGTTGACCACAAGGAAAATCACGGCCGTGCGCAAATTGTCGATCCAGGCGAGCCGCGAGGAGGGTGAGGGCATGAAAGAGTGTTAACTGCCAGCCGGCCCGTCAGCAAGCCTGCGCACCACTGGCCGCGCGGGGCAGGGTGGATGGAACACACGATGTCATCGAGGAAAGTAGTGTTGATGGTTATGTAACATCTGCGCCTGGAGCGCGGCGGTTCTGAGGCAAATGACGGCAGATTGTCTTTCCATTCCGCTTTCTTCCGGTGGCACGGTCTGTAAGCTCCGCTGCAGCCAGACCCGATGGACGAACCGAAGCCACAGGAAGAATCGCACCCCGATGAACTCCAGCTCATCCCGACGCTCGGTATGTTCAGCGCGACGATGCTCGTGGCGGGCGGGGTCATCGGTTCGGGGATTTTTCGCAAGGCGGGCGTGATGGCATCGCAGGTTGGATCGCCAGAGACATTGCTGGGTGTCTGGCTCGTTGCTGGGATTATCTCGTTACTCGGCACGTTGAGCAACGCAGAGCTTGCCGCAATGATGCCGCAGACCGGCGGCCAGTACGTATTTCTCCAGCGGGCTTATGGTCCGTTTGTCGCGTTCCTTTACGGCTGGGCTTTGTTCGCGGTCATTCAGTCAGGTTCCATCGCCGCCCTCGCCTATGTCTTCGCCGAATACGCCACGCAAATCGTGCGCCTGCCAGAAATGGCCGGGCCGCTGGCCGGGCTCGCGTTTCATTTGCCGCTCATTGGCGACATCGTGCCGTTCAAGGAACTCGGCGTGAAGGGACTTGCCACAGGAGTCATCCTGCTGTTGACCGTCGTGAACTACCTGGGAGTGCGCTTCGGCGGGGTGGTGCAGAATGTTTTCTCCATCGCGAAAATGGGCGCCATGCTCGGTCTGGCGTTACTCGTGTTGCTGATGCCCGGTGTCGGTCAATTCGCGAATCTCACGACGGACAGCAAGGTGATCCATCCCGAGGGTCTCGCATGGTGGGCGGCAACAGCTGCGGCGTTGCAGGGGGCGTTCTGGGCGTATGACGGCTGGCACAAAATCACGTACATCGGCGGCGAATTGAAGTCGCCGCGACGCGATTTGCCGCGCAGCCTGATCCTGGGAATTCTTCTGGTGACCGGACTCTACTTGCTGATGAGCGCGGTGTATGCCTTTGTGCTGCCAATCGACGAAATGGCACGCTCGAAACTTGTGGCGGCCGACGTGGCGGAGCGGTGTTTCGCCGGTGGCGGTCGCTGGATTGCCGTGGCGGTGATGCTCTCGACCTTCGGCGCGGCCAACGCGGTCATTCTGACCAGCGCGCGCGTTTATTTTTCCATGGGCGAACGCGGGATGTTTCCCGCGTTGCTCGGCCGGGCGCATCCGCGGTTCCGCACACCGGGCGCGTCGCTCGTCGTGCAGGGAGGTTGGAGCATCCTGCTGCTGTTCAGCGGGACATTCGATACGTTGACGGACACGCTGATATTCGTGAGCTGGTTTTTCTACGCCGCGAACGCGTGGGCGGTGGTGGTGTTGCGGCGGCGAGAGCCGGATGCGTTGCGCCCGTTCAAGAC carries:
- a CDS encoding amino acid permease produces the protein MDEPKPQEESHPDELQLIPTLGMFSATMLVAGGVIGSGIFRKAGVMASQVGSPETLLGVWLVAGIISLLGTLSNAELAAMMPQTGGQYVFLQRAYGPFVAFLYGWALFAVIQSGSIAALAYVFAEYATQIVRLPEMAGPLAGLAFHLPLIGDIVPFKELGVKGLATGVILLLTVVNYLGVRFGGVVQNVFSIAKMGAMLGLALLVLLMPGVGQFANLTTDSKVIHPEGLAWWAATAAALQGAFWAYDGWHKITYIGGELKSPRRDLPRSLILGILLVTGLYLLMSAVYAFVLPIDEMARSKLVAADVAERCFAGGGRWIAVAVMLSTFGAANAVILTSARVYFSMGERGMFPALLGRAHPRFRTPGASLVVQGGWSILLLFSGTFDTLTDTLIFVSWFFYAANAWAVVVLRRREPDALRPFKT